One region of Triticum aestivum cultivar Chinese Spring chromosome 6B, IWGSC CS RefSeq v2.1, whole genome shotgun sequence genomic DNA includes:
- the LOC123133956 gene encoding gamma-glutamyl peptidase 5 has translation MTVAAAGAGRRYALLLAVNDSDYARKAHGGYRNVFFRALRSGEPDEAWDCYRVIDGEFPAAEDLGMYDGFVVSGSPHDAHGDGAPCWVRRLCLLLRTVHAMGKRVLGVCFGHQALCRALGGRVGRSPSGWDVGVKEVTFVDDLEWPFEFLPVEPPRSASIIEVHQDEVWEVPPGGKVLAYSDKTRVEMFAVGDNALGIQGHPEYTNDILLNLTNRLVNNSTIDGCVGEDARRTAESGEPDREFWSGLCKAFLKGSGCAGGGGPRPPPQGPAAELSCSHHVAHFPATGSLIGL, from the exons ATGACGGTGGCAGCGGCGGGCGCGGGCAGGCGTTACGCGCTGTTGCTGGCGGTGAACGACTCGGACTACGCCAGGAAGGCGCACGGCGGGTACCGGAACGTGTTCTTCCGCGCCCTCCGCTCCGGCGAACCCGACGAGGCGTGGGACTGCTACCGCGTAATCGACGGCGAGTTCCCAGCAGCGGAGGATCTGGGCATGTACGACGGCTTCGTGGTGAGCGGCAGCCCGCACGACGCCCACGGCGACGGCGCCCCGTGCTGGGtccgccgcctctgcctcctcctccggaccGTCCACGCCATGGGGAAGCGCGTCCTCGGCGTCTGCTTCGGCCACCAGGCCCTGTGCCGCGCGCTGGGCGGGAGGGTCGGGAGGTCGCCCAGCGGCTGGGACGTGGGGGTGAAGGAGGTGACCTTCGTGGACGATCTGGAATGGCCGTTCGAGTTCTTGCCCGTGGAACCACCCCGGAGCGCCTCCATCATCGAGGTTCACCAAGATGAG GTGTGGGAGGTACCGCCCGGTGGCAAGGTGCTGGCCTACTCCGACAAGACGCGCGTGGAGATGTTCGCCGTCGGCGACAACGCCCTCGGCATCCAGGGCCACCCGGAGTACACCAACGACATCCTGCTCAACCTCACCAACCGGCTCGTCAACAACAGCACCATCGACGGGTGCGTGGGCGAGGACGCGCGGAGGACTGCGGAGAGCGGCGAACCGGACCGCGAGTTCTGGAGTGGGCTCTGCAAGGCCTTCCTGAAGGGATCAGGATGCGCCGGCGGTGGCGGCCCCAGGCCGCCGCCGCAGGGACCGGCGGCGGAGCTTAGCTGCAGCCACCACGTCGCTCACTTCCCTGCCACCGGCTCCCTCATTGGCTTGTAG